A single genomic interval of Fibrobacter sp. UWB13 harbors:
- a CDS encoding T9SS type A sorting domain-containing protein — translation MMKKIMLAALCAASAIYAGTFETWIGADYATRVETGLGNETNTYGIWYDFNDYYEIETYGIIGGELRPGSWLYTMSEACYDHEYNCVEYFFDPVVEYCAAICGTARLREGAPTAQPFVGVAFNVVGKVSKDSPILATGDASAWGGLCVTYSSDADIYLELGLGNTIDSTMNYALPAVKLPASKTDNRIIASWSDFKQPSGYDGSVKFDGETAAKQLASIKFKIQADSGDYDFNICAVGPKDGTCPEKCIKPWLEQENKIARGVSAIKTNLNGRTLGFTGIKSTATVEVLNSLGQVVMKRAIGNSAQTLNLAALKAGVYLIHVVGKSTNLVRKILLK, via the coding sequence ATGATGAAAAAAATTATGTTGGCAGCACTTTGCGCTGCGTCAGCCATTTACGCAGGCACATTCGAAACCTGGATTGGAGCTGATTACGCCACAAGAGTAGAAACCGGACTAGGCAACGAAACCAATACCTACGGAATTTGGTACGACTTTAATGATTATTACGAAATAGAAACTTATGGAATAATAGGCGGGGAACTTAGACCAGGCTCCTGGTTATATACCATGTCCGAAGCATGTTATGATCACGAATACAACTGTGTCGAATATTTTTTTGATCCTGTCGTAGAATATTGCGCCGCAATTTGTGGAACAGCCCGTTTACGAGAAGGAGCGCCTACCGCACAACCGTTCGTGGGCGTCGCATTCAACGTTGTCGGCAAAGTATCAAAAGATAGCCCAATTCTAGCCACGGGTGACGCCTCTGCCTGGGGTGGACTCTGCGTAACCTACTCCTCTGATGCGGACATATACCTAGAACTTGGGCTTGGCAACACCATTGATTCAACGATGAATTACGCACTCCCTGCAGTAAAGCTCCCAGCCTCCAAAACGGACAATAGAATTATCGCCTCATGGTCCGACTTTAAACAACCTTCAGGGTACGATGGTTCTGTCAAATTTGACGGAGAAACAGCAGCAAAACAATTGGCTTCTATCAAATTTAAAATTCAGGCGGATTCCGGGGACTACGATTTCAATATTTGCGCGGTAGGTCCGAAAGACGGAACATGCCCAGAAAAATGCATCAAACCTTGGCTCGAACAAGAAAACAAGATTGCTCGCGGTGTTTCAGCAATCAAGACTAATTTGAACGGGCGCACGCTTGGATTCACGGGAATCAAGTCCACCGCCACCGTCGAGGTTTTAAATTCTCTTGGGCAGGTCGTGATGAAAAGAGCTATAGGCAACAGCGCCCAAACGCTCAACCTCGCCGCGCTCAAAGCAGGAGTTTATTTGATACATGTTGTTGGAAAATCAACAAACTTAGTTCGTAAAATTTTGTTAAAATAA
- a CDS encoding outer membrane beta-barrel protein, translated as MKKIFLIATTVLAFAASSFATPSKPFTSGISLSETTEFARGSDAPDFDALLGYRINLTLAYNAMIGIIPNLYVHPALGVSLRLSSESDNKNSGSGFNMSVSSNDEKTVSALDVLLPVTARYYITNNFFAELGLEFDFNILESYNTGSQKEDDYYESMYEPSAVNLGIVGGIGATFNFGLEISLTYTHGLTDLYKEKKVVDLNIMGYSIAQKNANWSYSRLNFNIGYWFGYRN; from the coding sequence ATGAAAAAAATTTTCTTGATTGCAACAACTGTGTTGGCTTTTGCAGCAAGTTCTTTCGCAACACCTTCCAAACCGTTTACCTCAGGCATTTCTCTCTCGGAAACAACAGAATTCGCCCGTGGCAGCGACGCACCTGATTTCGACGCTTTGTTGGGATACAGAATCAACCTTACGCTTGCTTACAACGCCATGATTGGAATCATCCCCAATCTTTATGTCCACCCGGCACTCGGCGTGAGCCTCCGCCTCAGCTCTGAATCCGATAATAAGAACAGTGGCAGTGGCTTCAACATGTCCGTTTCTTCCAATGATGAAAAAACGGTTTCTGCTTTGGACGTTTTGCTCCCTGTAACAGCTCGTTATTACATCACAAACAATTTCTTCGCTGAACTCGGCTTGGAATTCGACTTCAACATTTTGGAATCCTACAACACTGGTAGCCAAAAAGAAGACGATTATTACGAAAGCATGTATGAACCAAGCGCCGTTAACCTGGGCATCGTAGGTGGCATCGGTGCAACATTCAATTTCGGTCTCGAAATCAGCCTTACCTACACGCACGGTCTCACGGATCTTTACAAAGAAAAGAAGGTTGTTGATTTAAACATCATGGGCTACTCCATTGCACAGAAAAACGCAAACTGGTCTTACAGCCGCCTCAACTTCAACATTGGTTACTGGTTCGGCTACAGAAACTAA